In Lacinutrix sp. Bg11-31, the DNA window ATCACATTGTTTTTTGCTTTAATAGCTATCTCTATAGCTTGTACTAGCGACGACAGTAACTCAGATTCAGACGGTAGTACTGCTACTACTGCAAATACATTACATGAAGCATTTGCGGATTTTGATGCAAACAACTTAGATATCGTACTTAGTGGTGATAATGTTGTTATTCAATCTAATGGTATGCCAAATCATACCTCTCCATATTGGTCTAACACAACATCAAGAACAATAACAGGTCCTATGGGTAATACAATGACTACGGTTTCAAGTTCAAATCATGTAAATTGGGTAGAGCCAACAGTTACAAGTCACGATCAAATGGCTCCTGGAAATATAGACGATTTTAATGGTTCTTACAGCCTAACAGTATCTGCAAATCCACAATTAGCATCAAGTTCAAGTACAACAGGACTAGGTCCAATTGGTATTGCAGTATCTGGAGCAATGATTTATAATGACGAAGAAGGACCAAATATTCCTTTAGACAATGCCGTTGGATCTTTAGATTATACAGCAGCTCACACAGGACCACAAAGTTACCATTACCATTTAGAAACTAAGGCTTGGTCTGAAGACGATGATGCGTTAATAGGTATAATTGCAGATGGTTTCTTTCTTTACGGAAGAAAATGTAACTCTACAGGAGCATATGCTACAGGTTTAGATGTTTCAGGTGGACATACAAGTACTACGCAGCATACAACAACAGCAGAGTATCACTATCATATTCAAAACGAATTATATTTAAATTCATATTATATTTTATTCCCAGGTGATTATCAAGGAACTCCAAGTAACATTCAGTAAGCTATTTTTAGCATTAAGCATTGTCTTATTTTTTTCTTGTAAACACAAGGAAAAGGATAAT includes these proteins:
- a CDS encoding YHYH protein, giving the protein MKNFFKITLFFALIAISIACTSDDSNSDSDGSTATTANTLHEAFADFDANNLDIVLSGDNVVIQSNGMPNHTSPYWSNTTSRTITGPMGNTMTTVSSSNHVNWVEPTVTSHDQMAPGNIDDFNGSYSLTVSANPQLASSSSTTGLGPIGIAVSGAMIYNDEEGPNIPLDNAVGSLDYTAAHTGPQSYHYHLETKAWSEDDDALIGIIADGFFLYGRKCNSTGAYATGLDVSGGHTSTTQHTTTAEYHYHIQNELYLNSYYILFPGDYQGTPSNIQ